A single region of the Bacteroidota bacterium genome encodes:
- a CDS encoding CusA/CzcA family heavy metal efflux RND transporter has product MLNKIIMFSVKQKLIIGLFVLGLIALGSYQFSKLPIDAVPDITNNQVQVITIVPSLGATDIERLITFPIEQANSNIPGLIEIRSFSRFGLSLVTIVFDDNTDVYWARQQVSERLQLVKEVIPAGVGIPTLAPVTTGLGEIYQYTVKAKKGYEEKFNLTDLRTIQDWMIRRQLLGVPGVADVSSFGGYLKQYEIAINPDKLKSYNITIADVFKALEQNNQNTGGAYIEKHSTVLSIKSEGLIGSIDDINNIAVKSTSNGTPLFIKDVAEVKIGHAIRYGALTRNGEGEVAGAVVMMLKGANSEIVIDKVKERIELIKQTLPEGVEIDAFLDRTKMVKNAIGTVETNLLEGALIVIFVLVLFLGNFRAGLLVASVIPLALLFAIIMMNLFGVSGNLMSLGALDFGLIVDGAVIIVEAVMHQLARKNANQLNSSLQVYTDKEMDSLVTESSKKMMNSAVFGQIIILIVYLPIFSLQGIEGKMFKPMAQTVSFALLGAFILSLTYIPMMSALVLSKKMKLKMNFSDKLMAWIETRFEKLLSRILHFPKTVILISISLFIMAVFTLTNLGGEFIPSLEEGDFAVETRVLPGSNLNVSVDATSKSEKLLLAQFPEVIKVVSKIGSGEVPTDPMPIDASDMMVILKDKSEWTSAKTFDELAEKMTTALEAIPGVTFGFQYPVQMRFNELMTGAKQDVVCKIFGENLDTLTHYANKLAHIIETVDGAIGLYVEPVAGMPQIVITYNRANIAQYGLNIADINKIINTAFAGQSTGMVYEGEKRFDLVVRMNSAQRTDIADVQNLLIPTSNGAQIPLNQVADVQIKEGPNQIQREDTKRRIVVGFNVHNRDVESIVNELKEKVNAQVNLPDAYYVTYGGAFENLTAAKKRLSIAVPVSLLLIFLLLYFAFKSVKHGLLIYTAIPLSTIGGVFALAARGMPFSISAGIGFIALFGVAVLNGIVLIAEFNKLKQSGMTNLKELVIQGTKLRLRPVLMTAFVASLGFFPMAFSNGAGAEVQRPLATVVIGGLLVASFLTLFVLPLLYILFENGFSSKNNKGMATTLSIILVLVLSTYSQQSQAQNTITLSAAIDSALANNLQVKSDRLKADYSKKLINSGAALPQTTISGEFGQINSYYTDNKFSISQTLNFPTIYSKQKETLLQQWKGNVIAVNLKEIEVKKQVRLAYATYLYLVAKQKLLWHIDSLYTDFLSKATLKFKAGESNILELKTAENQRTQIAIQLQQLNTDMDIMITQFQLLLNTKTIFIPANAPLKLSNNLLLDSSQINNHPSIQLSMQYKQLLLAQTRFEKARLLPDISFAYNNMTMRGLGANDVLYDNTTRFQSAQIGLGIPLFYGAYKARIKAAKSNELIAENNLLLEKNTLQLQLKNAFTQYYSYIKTVDYYETSSLQGANSIIETANKQLSNGSISYIEWTMLSNQAVNIQSDYLSEVLKLNESIIYLQYLMNK; this is encoded by the coding sequence ATGCTGAATAAAATTATCATGTTTTCTGTTAAGCAGAAACTAATAATTGGGTTATTTGTGTTGGGTTTAATTGCATTGGGCAGTTACCAGTTTAGCAAATTACCTATTGATGCCGTACCCGACATTACCAATAACCAGGTACAGGTAATCACCATTGTTCCCTCGTTGGGAGCAACGGATATTGAAAGGTTAATTACCTTTCCCATTGAACAAGCCAATAGCAATATTCCTGGCTTGATTGAAATACGTAGTTTTTCGCGCTTTGGCCTTTCTCTAGTAACCATTGTTTTTGACGACAATACGGATGTGTATTGGGCACGACAACAGGTAAGCGAGCGGTTGCAATTGGTTAAAGAAGTTATTCCTGCAGGAGTAGGCATACCTACTTTAGCACCCGTTACCACAGGTCTTGGCGAAATATACCAATACACTGTAAAAGCGAAAAAAGGCTACGAAGAAAAATTCAACTTAACTGACTTGCGCACCATTCAGGATTGGATGATAAGACGCCAGTTATTGGGTGTACCCGGAGTAGCTGATGTAAGTAGCTTTGGCGGCTATTTAAAACAATATGAAATTGCAATCAATCCTGATAAACTTAAATCGTATAATATTACCATAGCCGATGTATTTAAAGCTTTGGAACAAAACAACCAAAATACCGGAGGCGCTTATATTGAAAAACACTCTACCGTATTATCCATTAAAAGTGAGGGTTTAATTGGCAGCATTGACGACATTAACAATATAGCCGTTAAAAGTACCAGCAACGGAACACCTTTATTTATAAAAGATGTAGCCGAAGTAAAAATTGGTCATGCTATACGTTATGGGGCACTTACCCGCAATGGCGAAGGTGAAGTAGCCGGAGCAGTGGTCATGATGCTAAAAGGAGCTAATAGTGAAATAGTTATTGATAAAGTAAAAGAACGCATTGAACTGATAAAACAAACTTTGCCTGAAGGAGTAGAAATAGATGCCTTTCTGGACAGAACCAAAATGGTAAAAAATGCCATTGGCACGGTAGAAACAAACTTATTGGAAGGTGCATTGATTGTTATTTTTGTATTGGTGTTGTTCTTAGGTAATTTCAGGGCAGGCTTACTCGTAGCATCCGTTATTCCTTTAGCCTTATTATTTGCCATAATTATGATGAACTTATTTGGCGTAAGTGGCAACTTAATGAGTTTAGGTGCACTCGACTTTGGCTTGATAGTAGATGGAGCTGTTATTATAGTAGAAGCAGTTATGCATCAACTGGCGAGAAAAAATGCCAATCAACTCAATTCTTCTTTACAGGTATATACAGATAAAGAAATGGACTCGCTGGTAACGGAATCATCGAAGAAAATGATGAACAGTGCGGTGTTTGGACAAATTATTATTTTAATAGTGTACTTACCTATTTTTAGTTTACAGGGTATTGAAGGCAAAATGTTTAAACCCATGGCACAAACTGTATCGTTTGCATTGTTAGGTGCTTTCATTTTATCGCTAACTTATATACCTATGATGAGTGCATTGGTTTTAAGTAAAAAAATGAAACTTAAAATGAACTTTTCTGATAAGTTAATGGCCTGGATTGAAACCCGTTTTGAAAAGCTATTGAGCCGCATTCTACATTTTCCTAAAACAGTTATTCTTATCAGTATTTCTTTATTTATAATGGCTGTTTTTACGTTAACCAATTTAGGTGGCGAGTTTATTCCCTCCTTAGAAGAAGGTGACTTTGCTGTTGAAACAAGGGTATTGCCGGGCAGCAACTTAAACGTATCTGTTGATGCTACTTCAAAAAGCGAAAAACTTTTACTCGCTCAATTTCCGGAAGTAATAAAAGTAGTAAGTAAAATAGGTAGTGGCGAAGTACCAACCGACCCCATGCCTATTGATGCCAGTGATATGATGGTTATTTTAAAAGACAAAAGCGAATGGACCTCTGCCAAAACTTTTGATGAACTGGCAGAAAAAATGACCACAGCTTTAGAAGCCATACCCGGTGTTACGTTTGGTTTTCAGTATCCTGTTCAAATGCGTTTTAATGAGTTAATGACTGGGGCTAAACAAGATGTGGTATGCAAAATATTTGGCGAAAACTTAGATACGCTTACCCATTATGCCAACAAGCTAGCTCATATTATTGAAACTGTTGATGGAGCCATTGGTTTATATGTAGAACCTGTTGCAGGGATGCCGCAAATAGTAATTACTTATAACCGGGCCAATATTGCACAATATGGTTTAAACATTGCCGATATCAATAAAATTATCAATACAGCTTTTGCGGGGCAAAGTACTGGTATGGTTTACGAAGGTGAAAAAAGATTTGATTTAGTAGTGCGCATGAATAGTGCACAGAGAACAGACATAGCAGATGTACAAAACTTATTAATTCCAACGTCAAACGGAGCGCAAATACCACTTAACCAAGTAGCCGATGTACAGATAAAAGAAGGGCCAAACCAAATACAACGGGAAGATACCAAACGCAGAATTGTGGTAGGCTTTAACGTACACAACAGGGATGTAGAAAGCATAGTAAACGAACTGAAAGAAAAAGTAAATGCACAAGTTAATCTGCCCGATGCTTATTATGTAACTTATGGTGGTGCTTTTGAAAATTTAACCGCTGCTAAAAAGCGTTTAAGCATAGCCGTTCCTGTTTCCTTATTGCTTATATTTTTACTGCTGTACTTTGCTTTTAAATCAGTTAAACATGGTTTACTTATTTATACCGCTATTCCACTTTCAACCATTGGTGGTGTGTTTGCTTTAGCCGCACGTGGCATGCCTTTTAGCATTAGTGCGGGCATTGGTTTTATAGCTTTGTTTGGCGTAGCCGTACTCAATGGTATAGTGCTTATAGCAGAGTTTAACAAACTAAAACAAAGCGGTATGACCAACTTAAAAGAATTGGTTATACAAGGTACCAAGCTACGTTTACGACCTGTATTAATGACTGCTTTTGTTGCCTCGTTAGGATTTTTCCCGATGGCTTTTAGCAATGGTGCAGGAGCCGAAGTACAAAGACCTTTAGCCACCGTAGTAATTGGGGGTTTACTCGTAGCCAGTTTTTTAACCCTATTTGTATTGCCCCTGCTATATATATTATTTGAAAACGGCTTTAGCAGTAAAAACAATAAAGGTATGGCAACTACTTTAAGCATTATACTTGTTTTGGTGTTGAGTACCTATAGCCAACAAAGTCAGGCACAAAACACCATTACCTTATCGGCAGCTATTGACAGTGCTTTGGCCAATAACCTTCAAGTAAAAAGCGATCGTTTAAAAGCCGACTATAGTAAAAAGTTGATTAACTCAGGAGCAGCTTTACCACAAACTACCATAAGTGGCGAGTTTGGTCAAATAAATAGTTACTATACCGACAATAAGTTTTCCATTAGTCAAACACTCAATTTTCCTACAATTTACAGCAAACAAAAAGAAACCTTATTGCAACAATGGAAAGGCAATGTAATAGCTGTTAACTTAAAAGAAATAGAAGTAAAGAAACAAGTACGCTTAGCCTATGCTACCTATTTGTATTTGGTTGCCAAGCAAAAATTATTATGGCATATTGATTCACTCTATACCGATTTTTTAAGCAAAGCTACACTTAAATTCAAAGCTGGCGAAAGCAATATATTAGAGTTAAAAACAGCCGAAAACCAACGTACCCAAATAGCTATTCAATTGCAACAATTGAATACAGATATGGATATAATGATTACACAATTTCAGTTGCTACTCAATACCAAAACCATCTTTATTCCTGCCAATGCACCTTTAAAACTAAGCAACAACTTGTTGCTTGATAGCAGTCAGATAAACAACCACCCAAGCATACAGTTAAGTATGCAATACAAACAATTGTTATTGGCGCAAACCCGGTTTGAAAAAGCAAGATTATTACCTGATATAAGCTTTGCTTATAATAACATGACCATGCGTGGCTTGGGTGCTAATGATGTACTTTACGACAATACTACCCGTTTCCAATCAGCACAAATAGGCTTAGGTATTCCTTTGTTTTACGGTGCTTACAAGGCACGTATTAAAGCCGCTAAATCGAATGAGTTAATAGCTGAAAACAATTTGCTGCTTGAAAAAAACACCTTACAGTTACAGCTAAAAAATGCTTTTACCCAATACTACAGTTACATAAAAACAGTTGATTACTACGAAACAAGCAGCTTGCAGGGTGCCAACAGTATCATAGAAACAGCCAATAAGCAACTAAGCAATGGCAGCATTAGTTATATTGAATGGACTATGCTGAGTAACCAAGCTGTTAACATACAAAGCGACTATTTGAGCGAAGTGCTTAAGCTAAACGAAAGCATTATTTACTTACAATACTTAATGAATAAATAG
- a CDS encoding cation diffusion facilitator family transporter, translating to METKKVNSIKMQQLLVAVSIVLFILKVIAWYITSSVAILTDAMESTVNIIAGLIGLYSIILSSKPRDKEHPYGHGKVEFLSSAIEGILISIAGLIIIYKASLNFIHPPQLKQLDYGLIIVAVTALINYIVGYFCIQKGKKENSPILIASGSHLQSDTYSTIGLLAGIGLILLTGYTWLDSAAAILFAFIIIYTGYKIIRKAISGIMDESDTEIIGRIVSVLNEHRNTNWIDVHNMRVINYAGFYHIDCHLTVPYYINVKEGHHLLDTLTDLLKKHFDNSVEFFIHIDGCIPTQCAICNIPKCPVRQTAFIKHIDWTNDNILSNQKHTLLS from the coding sequence ATGGAAACAAAAAAAGTAAACAGCATAAAAATGCAACAGCTATTGGTAGCCGTATCCATTGTTTTATTTATTTTAAAAGTAATCGCATGGTATATTACTTCATCAGTAGCTATACTAACCGATGCCATGGAAAGCACCGTAAATATTATAGCGGGGCTGATAGGCTTGTACAGCATTATTCTTTCTTCCAAACCACGCGATAAAGAACATCCTTACGGACATGGTAAAGTAGAATTTTTATCATCAGCCATTGAAGGCATTTTAATAAGCATAGCAGGCCTGATTATTATATATAAAGCATCACTTAATTTTATACATCCACCACAGTTAAAACAGCTTGATTACGGTTTAATTATTGTAGCTGTTACCGCGCTTATTAATTATATTGTCGGTTACTTTTGTATTCAAAAAGGAAAAAAAGAAAACTCTCCTATCCTTATTGCCAGCGGTTCCCATTTACAAAGCGATACTTATTCAACTATTGGTTTATTAGCAGGTATTGGTTTGATATTATTAACAGGTTATACCTGGTTAGATAGTGCAGCAGCTATATTGTTTGCCTTCATTATTATTTACACAGGTTACAAAATTATACGCAAAGCCATTTCAGGTATCATGGATGAATCGGACACCGAAATAATAGGCCGTATAGTAAGCGTATTAAACGAACATAGAAATACCAATTGGATTGATGTACACAATATGCGTGTAATAAATTATGCCGGCTTTTATCATATTGACTGCCATTTAACAGTGCCTTATTATATTAATGTAAAAGAGGGACACCACCTATTAGATACCTTAACTGATCTACTCAAAAAACACTTTGACAACAGCGTGGAATTTTTTATTCATATAGATGGATGTATCCCTACACAATGCGCCATTTGTAATATACCCAAATGCCCAGTAAGGCAAACAGCATTTATTAAACATATTGATTGGACTAACGATAATATTTTATCAAATCAAAAACACACATTACTTTCATGA
- a CDS encoding efflux RND transporter periplasmic adaptor subunit yields the protein MKTSHFIYHILKSQFERSPIAIGRELVGQRTFTYTTLLLLLLLTACGNNKPVEQATAVDNETLIELSNEQLVNANIVVGKLEQKNISSVLKVNGKIDVPPQNMVSISVALGGYLKESKLLAGMHVSKGEVLAVMQDQQYIQLQQDYLTNKAQLNYIQNEYVRQKELNQSKASSDKVYQQAEADFITHKVMVKALAEKLKLIGINPEQLNENNISKSINIYSPINGYVSKVNVNIGKYTQPSEVLFELVNPLDIHLALTIFEKDLAKISVGQKLVAYTNNEPDKKHPCEIILIGQNLGNDRSAEVHCHFNDYDKTLLPGMYMNAEIETKNNKAFVLPSEAIVRYEGKQYVYVQKSKNQFEMVAVKTGAIENNYTEILESENLSQQNIVVKNAYTLLMKAKNKSDE from the coding sequence ATGAAAACATCACATTTTATATATCATATTTTAAAAAGTCAGTTTGAGCGGAGTCCGATAGCTATCGGACGAGAACTTGTTGGACAAAGAACTTTTACTTATACAACCCTACTCCTTTTGCTACTCTTGACCGCTTGTGGCAACAACAAACCCGTGGAGCAAGCAACAGCAGTTGATAATGAAACCTTGATTGAATTAAGCAACGAACAATTGGTAAATGCCAATATTGTGGTAGGCAAATTGGAGCAAAAAAATATATCGAGTGTATTAAAAGTAAATGGCAAAATAGATGTACCACCACAAAACATGGTATCTATCAGTGTTGCACTTGGTGGTTATTTAAAAGAAAGCAAATTATTGGCTGGTATGCATGTAAGCAAAGGCGAAGTATTAGCCGTTATGCAGGACCAACAGTATATACAACTGCAACAAGATTACTTAACCAATAAAGCACAACTAAACTATATACAAAACGAGTACGTAAGGCAAAAGGAATTAAACCAGAGCAAAGCCAGTAGCGACAAAGTATATCAGCAAGCCGAAGCCGATTTTATAACCCATAAAGTAATGGTAAAAGCTTTAGCAGAAAAGCTAAAACTAATTGGCATCAACCCTGAGCAGTTAAACGAAAACAATATATCAAAAAGCATTAATATTTATTCACCTATTAACGGATATGTATCAAAAGTAAATGTAAATATAGGCAAGTACACCCAACCAAGCGAAGTACTTTTTGAATTGGTAAATCCGTTGGATATACATTTGGCTTTAACCATTTTTGAAAAAGATTTAGCTAAAATATCGGTTGGGCAAAAACTGGTAGCCTATACCAATAACGAGCCCGATAAAAAACATCCATGCGAAATTATATTGATAGGACAAAACTTAGGCAACGACAGAAGTGCCGAAGTACATTGTCATTTTAACGATTACGATAAAACCCTATTGCCGGGTATGTATATGAATGCCGAAATTGAAACTAAAAACAACAAAGCATTTGTTTTGCCTAGCGAGGCCATTGTAAGGTATGAAGGAAAACAATATGTATATGTACAAAAAAGCAAAAATCAATTTGAAATGGTAGCCGTAAAAACAGGTGCTATCGAAAATAACTATACCGAAATATTGGAAAGCGAAAACCTAAGCCAGCAAAACATTGTGGTAAAAAATGCTTATACATTATTGATGAAAGCCAAAAACAAATCGGATGAGTAG
- the ygiD gene encoding 4,5-DOPA dioxygenase extradiol → MNRKSFIKTLLLTPLLSKAMNNKEFENLMGDKTSSDKMPVLFVGHGNPMNAITDNKYRTKWEEIGKKLNPPKAILCISAHWQTKGTAVTLAEKPKTIHDFGGFPKELFQVQYPAPGAVDYAKLAISTVQSTKIHEDFEWGLDHGAWSVLRNMYPKADVPVFQMSLDYDHSQNPLYHYNLAKELAALRNKGVLIVSSGNVVHNLGALKWSDNSQPYDWALEFDHLVKKSLEDNNPTPLIEYQKLGNVAQMAHPTNEHYLPLMYTLGLRQQNDELHFFNDNFDLGSLSMRSVLLQ, encoded by the coding sequence ATGAATAGAAAATCATTCATAAAAACCCTGTTATTAACGCCATTACTCAGCAAAGCAATGAACAATAAAGAATTTGAAAACCTAATGGGAGACAAAACAAGCAGCGATAAAATGCCTGTACTATTTGTTGGCCATGGTAATCCCATGAACGCCATTACCGATAATAAATACCGCACCAAATGGGAAGAAATAGGTAAAAAACTAAATCCGCCCAAGGCTATTTTATGTATTTCGGCTCACTGGCAAACCAAAGGCACCGCTGTAACCTTAGCCGAAAAACCCAAAACCATTCACGACTTTGGCGGATTTCCAAAAGAACTGTTTCAGGTACAATACCCTGCACCGGGTGCAGTTGATTATGCTAAATTAGCCATTAGTACCGTGCAATCAACCAAAATACACGAAGACTTTGAGTGGGGTTTGGACCACGGAGCCTGGTCAGTATTACGCAATATGTACCCCAAAGCTGATGTACCTGTTTTTCAAATGAGCCTTGACTATGACCATAGCCAAAACCCGCTTTACCATTATAATTTGGCCAAAGAATTAGCGGCTTTGCGTAACAAAGGTGTGTTAATTGTTTCCAGTGGCAATGTGGTACATAATTTAGGGGCACTTAAGTGGAGCGACAATTCGCAACCTTACGACTGGGCTTTGGAATTTGATCATTTGGTAAAAAAATCGTTAGAAGATAACAACCCGACTCCATTAATTGAGTACCAAAAATTAGGGAACGTGGCGCAAATGGCTCACCCTACAAACGAGCATTATTTACCCCTCATGTACACCCTTGGCCTGCGCCAGCAAAACGATGAGTTACATTTCTTTAACGACAATTTTGATTTGGGCTCTTTAAGTATGCGTAGTGTATTGCTCCAATAA
- a CDS encoding twin-arginine translocase TatA/TatE family subunit, translating to MNHTLLFIGNLGGGEWILILLAILLLFGGKKIPELMRGIGQGMREFNDAKKNVKDQIEEGMKTKEKKEAE from the coding sequence ATGAATCATACATTATTATTTATAGGAAACTTAGGTGGTGGCGAATGGATACTAATTTTGTTAGCTATACTATTATTATTTGGTGGTAAAAAAATTCCTGAATTAATGCGTGGCATTGGCCAAGGAATGCGTGAATTTAACGATGCCAAGAAAAACGTAAAAGACCAAATTGAAGAAGGCATGAAAACCAAAGAGAAAAAAGAAGCAGAATAA
- the gatA gene encoding Asp-tRNA(Asn)/Glu-tRNA(Gln) amidotransferase subunit GatA yields MENFISYTQINQAIANKQTNVESIVNQYLKRIEETKHLNAFLEVWADEAIAAAKNIDEKIAQGKAGKLAGMVIGIKDNICYKNHHVSASSKILEGFTSLYSATAIERLLAEDVIIIGRLNCDEFAMGASNENSAYKTVLNHADNTKVSGGSSGGSAVAVQAHLCHAALGSDTGGSVRQPASFTGTFGYKPTYGYISRWGLIAYASSFDIIGPITQSVADTKLLLEIMAGPDEYDATTIQEKPVNFNFDTEGKIYKFAYIKETLEMEGIQPEVKQATENLIKELTSKGHQVEGVSLPELNLMIPVYYTLTTAEASSNLSRYAGMHYGHRSSSAVDIETTIRQSRSEGFGPEVKRRIMLGTFVLSSGYYDAYYTKAQKVRRLIANKTKAIFQDFDFILSPTAPTTAFKIGEKSNDPIQMYLADIFTLHANIVGIPALSFPYEKDQNNMPIGLQLMANHKEDGKLLSMVNNIRPITL; encoded by the coding sequence TTGGAAAATTTTATATCATATACTCAAATTAACCAAGCCATAGCCAACAAACAAACCAATGTTGAAAGCATAGTAAACCAATATTTAAAACGTATTGAGGAAACAAAGCACCTGAATGCTTTTTTAGAAGTTTGGGCTGATGAAGCCATAGCTGCTGCTAAAAATATTGATGAAAAAATAGCCCAGGGAAAAGCAGGTAAGTTGGCTGGAATGGTAATTGGTATAAAAGACAATATTTGTTATAAAAACCACCATGTATCAGCCTCTTCAAAAATTTTAGAAGGCTTTACCTCTCTTTATTCTGCTACTGCCATTGAAAGACTTTTAGCGGAAGATGTAATTATTATTGGCCGATTGAATTGCGATGAGTTTGCCATGGGTGCTTCTAACGAAAACTCTGCTTATAAAACCGTTTTAAACCACGCGGATAATACCAAAGTTTCGGGCGGTAGTTCTGGAGGTTCTGCAGTAGCAGTGCAAGCCCATTTATGCCATGCTGCTTTAGGAAGCGATACAGGAGGCTCTGTTCGCCAGCCTGCATCTTTTACAGGTACCTTTGGTTACAAACCCACTTACGGTTATATTTCGCGTTGGGGTTTAATAGCTTATGCAAGTAGTTTCGATATTATTGGCCCTATTACCCAATCAGTAGCCGACACCAAGCTTTTATTGGAAATAATGGCTGGTCCTGATGAATACGATGCAACCACTATTCAAGAAAAACCAGTTAATTTTAACTTTGATACCGAAGGTAAAATATACAAGTTTGCTTATATAAAAGAAACGCTTGAAATGGAAGGCATACAACCCGAAGTAAAACAAGCAACTGAAAATTTAATTAAAGAATTAACCAGCAAAGGTCACCAGGTAGAAGGAGTTAGTTTACCCGAATTAAACTTAATGATTCCTGTTTACTATACCTTAACTACTGCTGAAGCCTCAAGCAATTTATCGCGTTATGCTGGTATGCATTACGGGCATAGAAGTAGTTCAGCTGTCGATATTGAAACAACCATACGTCAATCTCGTTCCGAAGGGTTTGGACCAGAAGTAAAACGCAGAATTATGTTAGGTACTTTTGTATTAAGCTCAGGTTACTACGATGCTTATTATACCAAAGCTCAAAAAGTGCGTAGGTTAATAGCCAATAAAACCAAAGCTATATTTCAGGATTTTGATTTTATACTATCGCCAACAGCACCAACAACTGCTTTTAAAATTGGCGAAAAAAGCAACGATCCTATTCAAATGTATTTAGCCGATATATTTACGTTACATGCCAATATAGTAGGTATTCCAGCACTTTCATTTCCTTATGAAAAAGACCAGAACAATATGCCTATTGGCTTACAGTTAATGGCCAACCATAAAGAGGATGGAAAACTGCTTTCAATGGTCAACAATATAAGACCAATTACCCTTTAA
- a CDS encoding transglycosylase SLT domain-containing protein translates to MKYKQSNFFIRLTQLFVFVMTVLPFLGNAQEQVYIQRLAQLRSQTELLYKPEVKKFIELYLQNPDKTKELIGLSKYYFPLLEKHLKAKGLPTDLKYLALSSSELNPQFVSTSGASGIWSMSYPVSRMYKLKVNTFVDERRDPNKASAVFAQHFKDLYSIYKSWPLVIGAYGCSPTTMNKCIRMAGNSLYFWDIYPFLPTACRDAYPQFVAAAYIMNYYKEHNIKPSNPDLLIESDSVLVNKPLSFEQIASTLTVSIEDLRTLNPVFKKDIIPMSADGYFVKLPKAKSRLFYLLHDSVYKPVNTEVTPIIIQQEEPKTETTEPATPEVKDDSKPKKKKTDVVEEDDAGDKKVKQAKVTYVVKKGDILNDIADWFDCTNADIKKWNKIKSNQVQKGQKLTIYVAANKTGYYKRINKMPTKEKKKIKRKD, encoded by the coding sequence ATGAAATATAAACAATCCAATTTTTTTATACGCCTTACGCAACTATTTGTATTTGTTATGACTGTATTGCCGTTTTTAGGCAATGCACAAGAGCAGGTATATATACAGCGTTTAGCACAATTGCGCTCGCAAACTGAGTTATTGTATAAACCAGAAGTAAAAAAATTTATTGAGTTATATTTACAAAACCCCGATAAAACAAAAGAACTAATAGGTTTAAGCAAATACTATTTTCCGTTATTAGAAAAACATTTAAAAGCAAAAGGCTTACCTACCGATTTAAAATATTTGGCTTTATCATCGTCAGAACTAAATCCGCAATTTGTAAGTACTTCGGGTGCCAGTGGCATTTGGAGTATGAGTTACCCTGTTTCGCGTATGTACAAACTAAAGGTAAATACCTTTGTAGACGAAAGACGCGACCCAAACAAAGCTTCGGCCGTATTTGCACAGCATTTTAAAGATTTATACAGTATTTATAAAAGCTGGCCATTGGTAATTGGTGCGTATGGTTGCTCACCAACAACCATGAACAAATGTATTCGCATGGCTGGTAACAGTCTTTATTTCTGGGACATTTATCCGTTTTTACCAACTGCTTGCCGCGATGCTTATCCGCAATTTGTAGCAGCTGCTTATATTATGAACTATTATAAAGAACATAATATTAAACCGAGTAATCCTGATTTATTAATAGAAAGCGATAGTGTTTTAGTAAATAAACCTTTATCGTTTGAACAAATTGCATCAACGCTGACTGTTAGTATAGAAGACTTGCGCACGCTTAACCCTGTGTTTAAAAAAGACATTATACCCATGAGTGCTGATGGTTATTTTGTTAAATTACCTAAAGCCAAATCGCGTTTGTTTTACTTACTACACGATAGTGTTTACAAACCAGTAAATACAGAAGTAACACCCATAATTATACAACAGGAAGAGCCGAAAACAGAAACAACGGAACCAGCAACACCAGAGGTTAAAGACGATTCGAAACCTAAAAAGAAAAAAACAGACGTTGTTGAAGAAGATGATGCAGGTGACAAAAAGGTAAAGCAAGCCAAAGTAACATATGTAGTTAAGAAAGGCGATATTTTAAATGATATAGCCGATTGGTTTGACTGTACCAATGCCGACATAAAAAAATGGAATAAGATTAAATCTAATCAAGTTCAAAAAGGACAGAAACTAACCATTTATGTAGCTGCTAATAAAACAGGTTACTATAAGCGTATTAATAAAATGCCTACCAAAGAAAAGAAAAAAATTAAACGTAAGGATTAA